A stretch of the Geovibrio thiophilus genome encodes the following:
- a CDS encoding 5-formyltetrahydrofolate cyclo-ligase, giving the protein MSKAALRKQMKEKRGSLPCSFVTEASDAICEKFLAEYKSAKRVLLYSDINNEVKTENLALQLMNGGTEVYLPKLKEGRLVTGPYNGGLQTGSYGVKEPIVIDDRTDFDVVAVPGLAFDSELFRLGYGGGFYDRLLPGLTLSVKAGLGYGFQIVGTVYREEHDFPLDALITENYIYRRSR; this is encoded by the coding sequence ATGAGTAAAGCCGCTCTCAGGAAGCAGATGAAGGAAAAGCGCGGCAGCCTGCCATGCTCTTTTGTCACTGAGGCTTCGGACGCGATATGCGAAAAATTCCTTGCCGAGTATAAATCGGCAAAAAGAGTGCTTTTGTACTCAGATATAAACAACGAGGTGAAAACGGAAAATCTTGCGCTACAATTAATGAACGGAGGAACGGAAGTCTATTTGCCGAAACTGAAAGAGGGCAGACTGGTTACCGGACCCTATAACGGAGGATTACAGACGGGTTCTTACGGAGTTAAGGAACCGATTGTGATAGATGACAGAACAGATTTTGACGTGGTCGCCGTGCCCGGACTGGCTTTTGACAGCGAGCTTTTCAGGCTTGGCTACGGAGGCGGCTTCTACGACAGACTACTGCCCGGACTGACGCTTTCGGTCAAAGCCGGTCTGGGCTACGGATTTCAGATTGTCGGCACGGTTTACAGGGAAGAGCATGATTTCCCCTTGGATGCGCTGATAACTGAAAATTACATATACAGGAGGAGCAGATGA